One region of Skermanella mucosa genomic DNA includes:
- the bcsN gene encoding cellulose biosynthesis protein BcsN — MTPILHRIARASAVAAALLTSACVTTSDPYPAAAVSGDIGRWVPVEPGRARVALAAPDAAEPLAARELRTSQGELVQTLTLPNNTAVPGDNELVVAFDHGPASIFQADVHAAKVGRYAMEPASLNRLIGEMLPRAVLQGEPQIRKNGYGLYGYVSADYPGQAKCVLAWQVLDGTDLSQAGGGAPRRAGIQMRVCDARAQPAELIAAFDSLRLDL, encoded by the coding sequence GTGACCCCAATCCTCCATCGCATCGCCAGGGCTTCGGCCGTCGCCGCCGCCCTGCTGACTTCCGCCTGCGTCACCACGTCCGATCCTTATCCGGCCGCCGCGGTTTCCGGTGACATCGGCCGGTGGGTGCCGGTCGAGCCGGGCCGCGCCCGGGTGGCGCTGGCCGCCCCGGATGCCGCCGAACCCCTGGCGGCCCGCGAGCTCCGGACGTCCCAGGGCGAACTGGTCCAGACGCTTACGCTCCCGAACAACACGGCGGTGCCAGGGGACAACGAACTGGTCGTGGCCTTCGACCACGGTCCGGCCAGCATTTTCCAGGCCGACGTGCATGCCGCCAAGGTCGGCCGCTACGCCATGGAACCCGCGTCGCTGAACCGCCTGATCGGCGAGATGCTGCCGCGCGCCGTCCTCCAGGGGGAACCGCAGATCCGCAAGAACGGCTACGGGCTCTACGGCTACGTCTCGGCGGATTATCCGGGGCAGGCGAAATGCGTCCTGGCCTGGCAGGTGCTCGACGGCACCGACCTGAGCCAGGCCGGCGGCGGGGCGCCGCGCCGCGCCGGCATCCAGATGCGGGTATGCGACGCCCGGGCCCAGCCGGCCGAACTGATCGCGGCCTTCGATTCCCTTCGCCTCGACCTGTGA
- a CDS encoding response regulator transcription factor translates to MPNLSSAARGAATPGLRPNSDGQTGKNFAAFKRCLTALPQVQPALTEVIGFRVRRIDGLQDLESLRWSSETLLLSVRSLDRLQDIISSGNAGLMRGIHTLGVFMPSQLGRVREFVTLLDGWLVWSGSADDLRAKLNLAAAGYAIVAPAMISVMAADQHRLSLLDTLGASHLALLPLLEQGMTDEEISGAIGATLPTTKLLVRQLLARLQCRNRTEAAIFAWRHGPALAQRRAALEGGEQNS, encoded by the coding sequence TTGCCAAATCTGTCATCTGCGGCCCGCGGCGCCGCCACGCCCGGACTTCGTCCGAATTCGGACGGTCAGACCGGCAAGAATTTCGCGGCGTTCAAGCGCTGCCTGACGGCGCTGCCCCAGGTCCAGCCGGCCCTGACCGAGGTCATCGGTTTCAGGGTCCGCCGGATCGACGGGCTGCAGGATCTGGAATCGCTTCGCTGGAGTTCGGAGACGCTGCTGCTGAGCGTGCGTTCCCTCGACCGGCTCCAGGACATCATTTCGAGCGGCAATGCGGGGTTGATGCGCGGCATCCACACGCTGGGGGTCTTCATGCCGAGCCAGCTCGGCCGGGTGCGCGAGTTCGTCACCCTGCTCGACGGCTGGCTGGTCTGGAGCGGTTCGGCCGACGATCTGCGCGCCAAGCTGAACCTGGCCGCCGCCGGCTACGCGATCGTCGCCCCGGCCATGATCTCGGTCATGGCCGCCGACCAGCACCGGCTGAGCCTGCTGGACACGCTGGGAGCATCGCACCTGGCACTGCTGCCGCTGCTGGAGCAGGGCATGACCGACGAAGAGATCTCCGGCGCGATCGGCGCCACCCTGCCGACCACCAAGCTCCTGGTGCGCCAGCTGCTGGCGCGGCTGCAATGCCGCAACCGCACCGAGGCCGCGATCTTCGCCTGGCGCCACGGACCCGCCCTGGCGCAGCGCCGGGCCGCCCTGGAGGGCGGCGAACAGAACTCGTAA
- a CDS encoding glycosyltransferase family 2 protein, whose product MSFAVTRLLVLQQLVLMIPKGLKETVRTVLFPPREPLAAPVEWLDAPPVRRQERQPLVSVVIPCYNYGRFLDEAIASVRTQTLRDVEIIVVDDGSTDGVTHEVLKALEDSGDVTLVRQENQGAPAARNAGLRLARGLYVCCLDADDTMEPTYLEKCVLLMEGNAGVSLAYSWLRVTGSEERIWKSESLDIDRLRYYNHVSISAVFRREVGLSGGGFCAAMREGYEDWEFWLRLGAEGHRGEVIPEPLVNYHRHPAAFMNRARKRHAKLFDNIYRRNREVFEDAGVRRTIRRGYRDRPVIDPFANLDDRRQYDQGRPMVLLVLSGDAPPGLEERISLTLGGGASLCPVRTGQVAESGRSPARPAGYTLGNILAAGFHGPFIRHLAVTRPVRAVLWFDPGPEPVGWAELSTLADKPLLGVVTLSGDAQPRGSGLRLMLRPDGSLDGAEPLVAALRA is encoded by the coding sequence ATGAGCTTCGCCGTCACGCGGCTGCTGGTTCTCCAGCAACTCGTCCTGATGATCCCGAAGGGTTTGAAGGAAACCGTGCGGACGGTGCTGTTCCCGCCGCGCGAGCCGCTGGCCGCCCCCGTGGAATGGCTCGACGCCCCGCCGGTGCGCCGCCAGGAGCGCCAGCCGCTCGTTTCGGTCGTGATCCCCTGCTACAATTACGGCCGCTTCCTGGACGAGGCGATCGCCAGCGTGAGGACCCAGACCCTGCGCGACGTGGAGATCATCGTGGTCGACGACGGATCGACCGACGGTGTCACCCACGAGGTGCTGAAGGCGCTGGAGGACTCCGGTGACGTCACCCTGGTGAGGCAGGAGAACCAGGGCGCGCCGGCCGCCCGCAATGCCGGATTGCGACTTGCCCGCGGGCTCTATGTCTGCTGCCTCGACGCAGACGACACGATGGAGCCCACATACCTGGAGAAATGCGTCCTCCTGATGGAGGGCAATGCCGGCGTGTCGCTGGCCTATTCCTGGCTGCGGGTGACCGGCAGCGAGGAGCGGATCTGGAAGTCCGAATCGCTCGATATCGACCGCCTGCGCTACTACAACCATGTCAGCATATCCGCGGTGTTCCGCCGCGAGGTCGGGCTTTCGGGCGGCGGCTTCTGCGCGGCCATGCGCGAAGGCTACGAGGACTGGGAGTTCTGGCTGCGGCTGGGGGCCGAAGGGCATCGCGGCGAGGTGATCCCCGAGCCGCTGGTCAACTATCACCGGCACCCCGCCGCCTTCATGAACCGGGCGCGCAAGCGGCACGCCAAGCTGTTCGACAACATCTACCGACGCAACCGGGAAGTGTTCGAGGATGCCGGAGTGCGCCGTACGATCCGGCGCGGCTATCGCGACCGCCCGGTCATCGATCCCTTCGCCAACCTCGATGACCGCCGACAGTACGACCAGGGCAGGCCGATGGTGCTGCTGGTCCTGTCCGGCGACGCTCCCCCGGGGCTGGAGGAACGGATCTCGCTCACGCTGGGCGGCGGAGCGTCGCTCTGCCCGGTGCGGACCGGGCAGGTCGCCGAATCCGGCCGGTCTCCCGCCCGGCCAGCCGGGTATACGCTGGGCAATATCCTGGCTGCCGGCTTTCACGGCCCTTTCATCCGCCACTTGGCCGTGACCAGGCCGGTGAGGGCCGTGCTCTGGTTCGATCCCGGACCGGAGCCTGTCGGATGGGCCGAGCTCTCCACCCTTGCGGACAAGCCGCTGCTCGGCGTCGTCACCCTGTCCGGCGATGCCCAGCCGCGCGGTTCCGGCCTGCGCCTGATGCTCCGGCCCGACGGCAGCCTCGACGGCGCCGAGCCCCTGGTCGCGGCGCTGCGCGCCTGA
- a CDS encoding glycosyltransferase family 4 protein, protein MPEDDGPDNLPAVPPRPAAQAMKVVFFVSEDWWFCLHWLNLAVRLKERGYRITVICNVGSDRARIERAGFEVVPLRLDRSGLNVLNDVRIASALVAYLRRERPHLIHCVGMKPILIGTLAARLVGGIRILDHFAGLGYLFSSSHLKARLLRPLVMLGMRAAFAGHEVHLVTMNGTDRDVLMGWKLRRPDHIHVIGGTGLDLDRYPVLPFPAGPVTIAITTRMIEDKGLAPLVEAFRKVRAAVPDAELLLVGRQDGRNPTAIPEEQLEAWNREPGITWLGHVDRIAEEVWAKAHVAVLPSRREGLPVSLLEAAACGRPMVATDVPGCRDVVVDGVNGLTVPLGDTEALARALERLASSDELRRRYGAAARELVETRFSLAVIGDRVAGLYRRLVDAPATAEAGR, encoded by the coding sequence ATGCCTGAAGACGACGGACCCGACAATCTCCCCGCCGTTCCGCCCCGGCCCGCGGCGCAGGCCATGAAGGTGGTCTTCTTCGTGTCCGAGGACTGGTGGTTCTGCCTGCACTGGCTGAACCTCGCCGTGCGGCTGAAGGAGCGGGGATACCGCATCACGGTGATCTGCAATGTCGGGTCCGACCGCGCGCGGATCGAGCGGGCGGGCTTCGAGGTCGTCCCGCTGCGGCTGGACCGCTCCGGCCTCAACGTCCTGAACGACGTCCGGATCGCCTCGGCCCTGGTCGCCTACCTGCGGCGGGAGCGGCCCCACCTGATCCATTGCGTCGGCATGAAACCGATCCTGATCGGCACCCTGGCCGCCCGGCTGGTCGGGGGCATCCGCATCCTCGACCATTTCGCCGGGCTTGGATACCTGTTCTCCTCCAGCCACCTGAAGGCACGGCTGCTGCGGCCGCTGGTGATGCTGGGCATGCGGGCCGCCTTCGCGGGTCACGAGGTCCACCTGGTGACCATGAACGGGACGGACCGCGACGTGCTAATGGGCTGGAAGCTCCGCCGGCCCGACCATATCCATGTGATCGGCGGCACCGGCCTGGATCTCGACCGCTATCCGGTCCTGCCGTTCCCCGCCGGACCGGTGACGATCGCGATCACCACGCGCATGATCGAGGACAAGGGCCTGGCCCCGCTGGTCGAAGCGTTCCGGAAGGTGCGCGCGGCGGTGCCGGACGCGGAACTGCTGCTGGTCGGCCGGCAGGACGGCCGCAACCCGACGGCCATCCCCGAGGAACAGCTCGAGGCCTGGAACCGGGAGCCCGGCATCACCTGGCTCGGCCATGTCGACCGGATCGCCGAGGAGGTCTGGGCGAAGGCCCATGTCGCCGTGCTGCCGTCGCGCCGCGAGGGCTTGCCGGTCAGCCTTCTGGAGGCGGCGGCGTGCGGACGCCCGATGGTCGCGACCGACGTTCCGGGCTGCCGCGACGTCGTCGTGGACGGGGTCAACGGGCTGACCGTGCCGCTGGGCGACACGGAGGCCCTGGCCCGTGCCCTGGAGCGGCTGGCGTCGTCCGACGAGTTGCGCCGGCGCTACGGCGCCGCCGCGCGCGAACTGGTCGAGACGCGTTTTTCCCTGGCCGTCATCGGCGACCGGGTCGCCGGCCTCTACCGCCGCCTCGTGGACGCACCCGCCACGGCGGAGGCGGGCAGGTGA
- a CDS encoding RluA family pseudouridine synthase: MTAEELRARVLHLDHDVLILDKPAGLLVHPGPRGQGSLGDFLPGLWFEMARPPALAHRLDRDTSGCLVLGRHQKALKKLGRLFARGLVGKTYWAVVRGLPPADQGRVDLPLLKVLPETGGWRIRPDPAGLPAATEYRVLGAGAGISWLELKPLTGRTHQLRIHCASLGTPILGDPFYGGEGEGENGPLRLLARSVTLPLHAATPPITAVAPPPPHMRDDLAACGYL, translated from the coding sequence GTGACCGCGGAGGAACTGCGCGCCCGGGTACTGCACCTGGACCACGACGTGCTGATCCTGGACAAGCCCGCCGGGCTGCTGGTCCATCCCGGGCCGCGCGGCCAGGGCAGCCTGGGCGACTTCCTCCCCGGCCTGTGGTTCGAGATGGCAAGGCCGCCGGCGCTGGCCCACCGGCTTGACCGCGACACCAGCGGGTGCCTGGTGCTGGGACGGCACCAGAAGGCATTGAAGAAGCTGGGGCGGCTGTTCGCGCGCGGGCTGGTCGGGAAGACCTATTGGGCGGTAGTGCGCGGGCTTCCGCCGGCCGACCAGGGGCGCGTCGACCTGCCCCTGCTCAAGGTGCTGCCCGAGACGGGCGGCTGGCGCATCAGGCCCGACCCGGCCGGGCTGCCGGCGGCGACCGAGTACCGCGTGCTCGGTGCCGGGGCGGGGATCAGCTGGCTGGAGCTGAAGCCGCTGACCGGCCGCACCCACCAGCTCCGCATCCATTGCGCCTCGCTCGGCACGCCGATCCTGGGCGACCCGTTCTATGGCGGCGAAGGGGAGGGGGAGAATGGCCCCCTGCGGCTGCTCGCCCGCTCCGTGACGCTGCCGCTGCATGCCGCAACGCCGCCGATCACGGCGGTGGCGCCGCCGCCGCCCCATATGCGCGACGATCTGGCCGCCTGCGGTTATCTTTGA
- a CDS encoding cupin encodes MNFVTPNDFTADRAWGALDIAEIDGATVRLHWTDQPYVWHVNDGPEVFVVLDGIVDMKFGDPAAPLVRRMTKGDIFHAAEGEAHVAHPEGVARVLVIERKGSV; translated from the coding sequence ATGAACTTCGTCACGCCGAACGACTTCACCGCCGACCGCGCCTGGGGAGCGCTCGACATCGCCGAGATCGACGGCGCCACCGTCCGCCTGCACTGGACCGACCAGCCCTATGTCTGGCACGTCAACGACGGGCCGGAAGTGTTCGTCGTGCTGGACGGCATCGTCGACATGAAGTTCGGCGACCCCGCCGCCCCGCTGGTGCGCCGGATGACGAAGGGCGACATCTTCCACGCCGCCGAGGGCGAAGCCCACGTGGCGCACCCCGAAGGCGTCGCCCGCGTTCTCGTGATCGAGCGCAAGGGCAGCGTCTGA
- a CDS encoding potassium channel family protein, translated as MAGGKTRRRARRRKPGGLVLHVNSSLSPEKKLLVRGGIILALVFTVMGIFWFDREGLKDNLDGHISFSDILYFTAVTVTTVGYGDIVPVTDTARLIDAFAVTPIRIFIWFIFLGTAYEFVVQKIVEDFRMSRIQQNLRDHVVLCGFGHSGMIAAREMIAKGHPDDAVVAIDVSEERVRAAADAGFIGLLGDATSEELLTMACVDSAKAVLVNTRRDDTNILVILTVRHLSSSTRIVASIRDEENIKLARLSGADLVVTPTRIGGYLLADAVASQHATPFLCDLMSAGGHMVMKEHPAGPEDIGRTMAEVASGVVVHVHSNGREIPFIDRERYVIREGDRLLMICPSSGDKPKSG; from the coding sequence GTGGCGGGCGGGAAGACGCGCCGCCGCGCCCGCCGCCGCAAGCCGGGCGGTCTGGTCCTCCATGTGAACTCCAGCCTTTCCCCCGAGAAGAAGCTGCTGGTGCGGGGAGGCATCATCCTCGCGCTGGTCTTCACCGTGATGGGGATCTTCTGGTTCGACCGCGAAGGGCTGAAGGACAATCTCGACGGGCACATCAGCTTCAGCGACATCCTCTACTTCACCGCCGTCACCGTCACCACGGTCGGCTACGGCGACATCGTCCCGGTCACCGACACCGCCAGGCTGATCGACGCCTTCGCCGTCACGCCGATCCGCATCTTCATCTGGTTCATCTTCCTGGGCACGGCCTACGAGTTCGTCGTGCAGAAGATCGTCGAGGATTTCCGCATGAGCCGCATCCAGCAGAATCTCCGGGACCACGTCGTGCTGTGCGGGTTCGGGCACAGCGGCATGATCGCCGCCCGGGAGATGATCGCCAAAGGACATCCCGACGACGCGGTCGTCGCCATCGACGTGTCGGAGGAACGGGTCCGCGCCGCCGCCGACGCGGGATTCATCGGGCTGCTCGGCGACGCCACCAGCGAGGAGCTGCTGACCATGGCCTGCGTCGACAGCGCCAAGGCGGTGCTCGTCAACACCCGGCGCGACGACACCAACATCCTGGTCATCCTGACCGTGCGGCACCTGTCGTCGAGCACCCGGATCGTCGCCAGCATCCGGGACGAGGAGAACATCAAGCTCGCCCGGCTGAGCGGCGCCGACCTGGTGGTGACCCCGACCCGGATCGGCGGCTACCTGCTGGCCGACGCGGTCGCCTCGCAGCATGCCACGCCGTTCCTGTGCGACCTGATGTCGGCCGGCGGGCACATGGTCATGAAGGAACACCCGGCGGGTCCCGAGGATATCGGCAGGACCATGGCGGAGGTGGCCTCGGGGGTGGTCGTCCACGTCCATTCCAACGGGCGGGAGATCCCGTTCATCGATCGCGAGCGCTACGTCATCCGCGAAGGCGACCGGCTGCTGATGATCTGCCCGTCGTCCGGGGACAAGCCGAAGTCCGGCTGA
- a CDS encoding helicase-related protein, producing the protein MAGNDGRDMAELTDSLERRDALRAMAAILRGDGIEVDLDVVPARWSIAGAHDFVIPGANPKRRLKSRFRTVVGPVEDVERELVDLLETPDGAGRNEIKALARRVKAAVKGSGRIEEAEAQIDAWVESVAERAKAFGGTWKPQAFSDDLVRVLGFGGRTPRLETLLDALEEAFATAAARAGVRVRRASLESASGLGVYLDSFAAARAMIRKLRLFVGPTNSGKTHAAMDRLAEGRKGAYLAPLRLLALEGQEAIETRGRPCSLITGEERDVRPGADFVSSTIEMANTNRVMDVCVIDEIQMIGDHDRGWAWTAAVAGMAASEIIMTGSADAIPYIQRLAAATGEELEIVEFTRKSPLRVQEGGVSLGDIRRADALVAFSRRDVLGLRAELLQRGHSVAVIYGALSPEVRRAEARRFREGQADVLVATDAIGMGLNLPIARIILSTTRKYDGREERDLLPPEVRQIGGRAGRFGMHEEGRVAVLEGENISPVRRALTSKPVDPEDPRPWISPATSHVKAIAHELGTDSLARVLRTAGQELLRAHQTFRMTDLEGRIQAALAVDHAKLPLETRDLLSRCPIDVRDPNQLRLLRMWAVNQGRGQPNPSPGVSGRFTHDTGTDVELEASEKAVKDLTAYAWLAYRFPDAYPEMDLCLERRQELNSFIERTLAARSLPRACPSCGATLKAAHRFRICDACHAGRLEDRAAGRPVQAKHRYHHPQRPGKPAAKGGGKPPRRRTAAKTS; encoded by the coding sequence ATGGCAGGAAATGATGGTCGCGACATGGCGGAACTGACGGACAGCTTGGAACGGCGCGACGCGCTGCGCGCGATGGCGGCCATCCTGCGCGGGGACGGCATCGAGGTCGACCTGGACGTCGTGCCCGCCCGCTGGTCGATCGCCGGCGCCCATGACTTCGTGATCCCCGGCGCCAACCCGAAGCGCCGGCTTAAATCCCGCTTCCGGACCGTGGTCGGCCCGGTCGAGGACGTCGAGCGCGAGCTGGTCGACCTGCTGGAGACGCCGGACGGCGCCGGCCGCAACGAGATCAAGGCGCTGGCCAGGCGGGTCAAGGCGGCGGTCAAGGGCTCCGGCCGGATCGAGGAGGCCGAGGCGCAGATCGACGCGTGGGTCGAATCGGTCGCGGAGCGCGCCAAGGCGTTCGGCGGCACCTGGAAGCCGCAGGCCTTCTCGGACGACCTAGTGCGCGTGCTGGGCTTCGGCGGCCGGACCCCGCGCCTGGAGACCCTGCTCGACGCGCTGGAGGAGGCTTTCGCGACGGCGGCGGCCCGCGCCGGCGTCCGGGTGCGCCGCGCCTCGCTGGAGTCCGCGTCGGGGCTCGGCGTCTATCTCGACAGCTTCGCGGCGGCCCGCGCCATGATCCGGAAGCTCCGGCTGTTCGTCGGGCCGACCAATTCGGGCAAGACCCACGCCGCCATGGACCGGCTGGCCGAGGGCCGCAAGGGCGCCTACCTGGCGCCGCTTCGGCTGCTGGCGCTGGAAGGGCAGGAGGCGATCGAGACCCGCGGCCGGCCGTGCAGCCTGATCACCGGCGAGGAGCGCGACGTGCGGCCCGGCGCCGACTTCGTGTCCTCCACCATCGAGATGGCGAACACCAACCGCGTCATGGACGTGTGCGTGATCGACGAGATCCAGATGATCGGCGACCACGACCGCGGCTGGGCCTGGACCGCCGCCGTGGCCGGCATGGCCGCCTCCGAGATCATCATGACCGGGTCGGCCGACGCGATCCCCTATATCCAGCGGCTCGCCGCGGCGACGGGGGAGGAGCTGGAGATCGTCGAGTTCACCCGCAAGTCGCCGCTCCGCGTCCAGGAGGGCGGCGTCTCGCTGGGCGACATCCGCCGGGCCGACGCGCTGGTCGCCTTCTCCCGCCGCGACGTGCTGGGCTTGCGCGCCGAGCTGCTCCAGCGCGGCCACTCGGTCGCGGTGATCTACGGCGCGCTGTCGCCCGAGGTGCGCCGCGCCGAGGCGCGCCGGTTCCGCGAGGGGCAGGCCGACGTGCTGGTCGCGACCGACGCGATCGGCATGGGCCTGAACCTGCCGATCGCCCGCATCATCCTGTCCACCACCCGCAAGTACGACGGCCGGGAGGAGCGCGACCTGCTGCCGCCGGAGGTCCGCCAGATCGGCGGCCGGGCGGGGCGCTTCGGCATGCACGAGGAGGGCCGCGTCGCGGTGCTGGAGGGCGAGAACATCAGCCCGGTCCGGCGTGCCCTGACCTCCAAGCCGGTCGATCCGGAGGACCCGCGGCCGTGGATCTCGCCGGCGACCTCGCACGTCAAGGCGATCGCCCACGAGCTGGGGACCGACAGCCTCGCCCGGGTGCTGCGCACGGCGGGGCAGGAGCTGCTGCGCGCCCACCAGACCTTCCGGATGACCGACCTGGAAGGGCGTATCCAGGCGGCGCTGGCGGTGGACCACGCGAAGCTGCCGCTGGAGACCCGCGACCTGCTGTCGCGCTGCCCGATCGACGTGCGCGACCCCAACCAGCTCCGGCTGCTCCGCATGTGGGCGGTCAACCAGGGCCGGGGCCAGCCCAACCCGAGCCCCGGCGTCTCCGGCCGCTTCACCCACGACACCGGCACCGACGTGGAGCTGGAGGCGTCGGAGAAGGCGGTGAAGGACCTGACCGCCTATGCCTGGCTGGCCTACCGCTTCCCGGACGCCTATCCCGAGATGGACCTGTGCCTGGAGCGCCGGCAGGAGCTGAATTCCTTCATCGAGCGGACCCTGGCCGCCCGCAGCCTGCCGCGCGCCTGCCCGTCCTGCGGCGCCACCCTGAAGGCGGCCCACCGGTTCCGGATCTGCGACGCCTGCCATGCCGGCCGCCTGGAAGACCGCGCCGCCGGCCGGCCGGTGCAGGCCAAGCACCGCTACCACCATCCCCAGCGGCCGGGCAAACCCGCCGCCAAGGGAGGCGGCAAGCCGCCGCGCCGGCGGACCGCCGCCAAGACCAGCTGA
- the ltrA gene encoding group II intron reverse transcriptase/maturase produces the protein MLSGLERIRQAARERKEERFTTLLTHVDTDLLRFAYRALKRDAAPGVDGMTWREYAEGLEERLADLKDRVHSGRYRAHPSRRHFIPKPDGRMRPLGIAALEDKIVQRALVEVLNAIYEEDFLGFSYGFRPGRGQHDALDALAVAIGECRVNWILDADIRAFFDSIDHMWIMRFLEHRIGDARVLRLIRKWLTVGVVDETGKRQPATAGSPQGAVASPLLANVYLHYVYDLWTRQWRHRHATGTMVMVRYADDTVVGFEHRSDAERFLADLRERLARFALELNADKTRLIEFGRQATADRAKRGAGKPETFDFLGFTHICGRSRRGGFLLRRQTRRQRKQAKLKEIKEELRRRWHQGIPEQGRWLGQVMRGFYAYFAVPTNYRALANLRYHVGVLWMRALRRRSQKDKTPWDKLTRLADCWLPRPRIIHPWPGNRFRVKHPRWEPDALIGHVRFCAGGAR, from the coding sequence GTGCTCTCGGGGCTGGAGCGCATACGTCAAGCGGCACGGGAGCGAAAGGAGGAGCGGTTCACCACCCTTCTGACGCACGTGGATACCGACCTGCTGCGCTTTGCCTATCGGGCATTGAAGCGGGACGCGGCTCCGGGTGTGGACGGAATGACGTGGCGGGAGTACGCGGAGGGGCTGGAGGAACGGCTGGCGGACCTGAAGGACCGCGTGCATTCCGGCCGCTACCGGGCGCACCCGTCACGCCGGCATTTCATTCCCAAGCCGGACGGCCGGATGCGGCCGCTCGGGATCGCGGCACTGGAGGACAAGATCGTCCAGCGGGCGCTGGTGGAGGTGCTGAACGCCATCTACGAGGAAGACTTCCTCGGCTTCTCCTACGGCTTCCGGCCGGGACGGGGGCAGCACGACGCGCTCGACGCGTTGGCGGTGGCGATCGGCGAGTGCCGGGTGAACTGGATCCTGGATGCGGACATCCGGGCGTTCTTCGACAGCATCGACCACATGTGGATCATGCGGTTCCTGGAACACCGGATCGGCGATGCCCGCGTCCTGCGGCTGATCCGCAAGTGGCTGACGGTAGGCGTGGTGGACGAGACGGGGAAACGGCAGCCGGCGACGGCCGGCAGCCCGCAAGGGGCGGTGGCATCGCCACTGCTGGCCAACGTCTATCTCCACTATGTCTACGACCTGTGGACCCGGCAGTGGCGCCATCGCCACGCGACCGGGACCATGGTCATGGTGCGCTACGCCGACGACACCGTCGTCGGGTTCGAGCACCGGTCGGACGCCGAGCGGTTCCTCGCGGACCTGCGGGAGCGCCTGGCGCGGTTCGCCCTGGAACTGAACGCCGACAAGACCCGCCTGATCGAGTTCGGCCGGCAGGCAACTGCCGACCGGGCCAAGCGCGGCGCGGGCAAACCGGAGACCTTCGACTTCCTGGGCTTCACCCACATCTGTGGGCGGTCCCGGCGTGGCGGCTTCCTGCTGCGACGCCAGACCCGGCGCCAGCGCAAGCAGGCCAAGCTCAAGGAAATCAAGGAGGAACTCCGGCGGCGCTGGCACCAGGGCATCCCGGAGCAAGGCCGGTGGTTGGGACAGGTGATGCGCGGCTTCTACGCCTACTTCGCCGTCCCGACCAACTACCGAGCCCTTGCCAACCTGCGCTACCATGTCGGCGTCCTGTGGATGAGGGCGCTGCGTCGGCGCAGCCAGAAGGACAAGACACCGTGGGACAAACTCACGCGCCTTGCCGACTGCTGGCTACCACGGCCGCGCATCATCCATCCCTGGCCCGGAAACCGCTTCCGCGTCAAACACCCAAGGTGGGAGCCGGATGCCTTAATCGGGCACGTCCGGTTCTGTGCGGGGGGCGCCCGGTAA
- a CDS encoding HNH endonuclease, which translates to MLKAGDPKLMAISQQGRCFYCGEPVGAKATVDHFIPQCYGGIDDIANTVLAHRRCNILKGDRLPTPDEIEALVEQRRRAKLPVWPPILALLDAEEGEEWIVVARAVAAERGWTG; encoded by the coding sequence ATGCTGAAGGCGGGCGATCCGAAGCTGATGGCGATCAGCCAGCAGGGGCGGTGCTTCTACTGCGGCGAGCCGGTGGGCGCCAAGGCCACCGTCGACCACTTCATCCCGCAATGCTACGGCGGCATCGACGACATCGCCAACACGGTGCTGGCCCACCGCCGCTGCAACATCCTGAAGGGCGACCGCCTGCCGACCCCCGACGAGATCGAGGCCCTGGTCGAGCAGCGCCGCCGCGCCAAGCTCCCGGTCTGGCCCCCGATCCTGGCGCTGCTGGACGCCGAGGAGGGGGAGGAATGGATCGTGGTGGCGAGGGCGGTGGCGGCAGAGAGGGGATGGACGGGGTAG
- the cynS gene encoding cyanase, whose translation MNHAITRAELTEKIIRIKIDRDLTWKGIAEEAGLSKEFTTAALMGQMALPADAAAKVGDALDLNEHEVKLLQQIPSRGSLGQAVPTDPLIYRFYELVQVYGTTFKALIEEEFGDGIMSAIDFDMDITRKPDPAGDRVAITLSGKFLKYRQY comes from the coding sequence ATGAACCACGCCATCACGCGCGCCGAACTGACCGAGAAGATCATCCGCATCAAGATCGACCGGGACCTCACCTGGAAGGGCATCGCGGAGGAGGCCGGCCTGTCGAAGGAGTTCACGACCGCCGCCCTGATGGGCCAGATGGCCCTGCCGGCCGACGCGGCGGCGAAGGTCGGCGACGCCCTGGACCTGAACGAGCACGAGGTCAAGCTGCTCCAGCAGATCCCGTCGCGCGGCTCGCTGGGGCAGGCGGTGCCGACCGATCCGCTGATCTACCGGTTCTACGAGCTGGTGCAGGTCTACGGCACGACCTTCAAGGCGCTGATCGAGGAGGAGTTCGGCGACGGCATCATGAGCGCCATCGACTTCGACATGGACATCACGCGCAAGCCCGATCCGGCCGGCGACCGCGTCGCCATCACGCTCAGCGGGAAGTTCCTGAAGTACCGGCAATACTGA